In a single window of the Desulfonatronum sp. SC1 genome:
- a CDS encoding glycosyltransferase, whose protein sequence is MSATGLSVVIPVFNEQDCLPELIKRCLAACGQTGRAFEIILVDDGSRDGSREIISQAADASPEVVGVFLNRNYGQHAAVFAGLEQSRGEVVVTLDADLQNPPEEIPRLVQEMDRGVDVVGTVRENRRDSLFRRVASSLVNRIVQRVTGVMMHDYGCMLRAYRRPIVKAMLQCAERSTFIPILANSFAGSTAEIRVSHAPRNTGKSKYSLLKLISLQFDLLTSLSTFPLRLLSFFGALIAASGIGFGLLLMVLRFAYGAQWAGEGVFTLFAILFIFIGAQFVGLGLLGEYIGRIYHDVRGRPRFFIQEIKRASQPTAFGARGEASQKQPSLVEP, encoded by the coding sequence ATGAGCGCAACCGGCCTTTCCGTGGTCATTCCGGTTTTCAACGAACAGGATTGCTTGCCGGAACTCATTAAGCGATGCCTGGCCGCCTGCGGACAAACTGGCCGCGCCTTTGAGATCATCCTGGTGGACGACGGGAGCAGGGACGGTTCCCGAGAGATCATTTCTCAGGCCGCGGATGCCAGCCCTGAAGTGGTCGGCGTATTTCTGAACCGCAACTACGGCCAGCACGCGGCGGTCTTCGCCGGCCTGGAACAGAGCAGGGGCGAGGTGGTCGTGACTCTGGACGCGGACCTGCAGAACCCGCCCGAAGAAATTCCCCGCCTGGTTCAAGAGATGGACCGCGGAGTCGACGTGGTCGGGACGGTGCGGGAAAACCGCCGCGACAGTCTTTTCCGCCGCGTCGCCTCCTCCCTGGTCAACAGAATCGTGCAACGAGTCACGGGGGTGATGATGCACGACTACGGCTGCATGCTCCGGGCCTATCGCCGACCCATCGTCAAAGCCATGCTCCAGTGCGCCGAGCGCTCGACGTTCATTCCCATCCTGGCCAACAGCTTTGCCGGCAGCACCGCCGAAATTCGGGTCAGCCACGCGCCGCGCAATACCGGCAAGTCCAAGTACAGCCTGCTGAAACTCATTTCCTTGCAGTTTGACCTGCTGACCTCCCTTTCCACCTTTCCCTTGCGCCTGCTGTCCTTTTTCGGGGCGTTGATCGCCGCCAGCGGCATTGGCTTCGGCCTGTTGCTCATGGTCCTGCGCTTTGCCTACGGCGCCCAGTGGGCCGGTGAAGGCGTATTTACCCTGTTTGCTATTTTGTTCATCTTCATCGGAGCGCAGTTCGTCGGTCTCGGCCTGCTGGGCGAATACATCGGCCGGATATACCACGATGTTCGGGGACGGCCTCGTTTTTTTATCCAGGAAATTAAACGCGCAAGCCAGCCCACCGCCTTTGGGGCTCGGGGCGAAGCGTCCCAAAAGCAACCATCCCTTGTGGAACCGTAA
- a CDS encoding aminotransferase class I/II-fold pyridoxal phosphate-dependent enzyme — MRMRSTFLPFSKPSISEAEIADVAEVLRSGWITTGPKAADFEQAFCKYCGAPDAVALGSATAGMHLLFTALGLGPGDEVITPSLTWVSTVNLTVLAGATPVFADIDRDTLMVSAETVAPLITERTRLIVPVHFAGAAADMEPLRRLASQRGIPLVEDAAHAVGTEYRGDRIGRHGTTIFSFHPIKNITCGEGGMFCSDDPALMERIKRLKFHGLGVDAHDRTVQGRNPQAEVVEPGFKYNLPDMAAVLGLGQLARLEQFIVKRAELARRYLELLAGVEEILPLAVPGWPFRHAWHLFVVRLDVDRAGMDRATFMAELKNRNIGTGIHFRAVHTQKYYRETMGLPQGALPSTEWNSERICSLPLFPDMTREDVDSVVAAIKDVLR; from the coding sequence GCGGATGCGATCCACGTTTCTCCCCTTTTCCAAGCCGTCCATCAGCGAGGCGGAAATCGCGGACGTGGCCGAAGTGCTGCGCTCCGGATGGATCACCACCGGCCCCAAGGCTGCGGATTTCGAGCAGGCTTTTTGCAAGTACTGCGGGGCTCCGGACGCCGTGGCCCTGGGTTCGGCCACGGCGGGCATGCATCTGCTGTTCACCGCGCTCGGGCTCGGTCCCGGAGACGAGGTGATCACCCCGTCCCTGACCTGGGTGTCCACGGTGAACCTGACCGTTCTTGCCGGCGCGACACCGGTATTCGCGGATATCGACCGGGACACCCTGATGGTTTCGGCTGAAACCGTGGCCCCGCTGATCACCGAGCGGACACGGCTCATCGTTCCGGTGCATTTCGCAGGAGCAGCCGCGGACATGGAGCCTCTGCGCCGTCTGGCCTCGCAACGCGGCATCCCGCTTGTGGAGGACGCGGCCCACGCCGTGGGCACGGAGTACCGGGGAGACCGGATCGGCCGGCACGGCACGACGATTTTTTCCTTCCATCCCATCAAGAACATTACTTGCGGGGAAGGAGGCATGTTTTGTTCCGACGATCCGGCGCTCATGGAACGGATCAAACGGCTGAAGTTTCACGGCCTCGGGGTGGACGCCCATGACCGGACCGTTCAGGGCCGCAATCCCCAGGCCGAGGTGGTGGAGCCGGGCTTCAAGTACAACCTGCCGGACATGGCCGCGGTTCTCGGGCTGGGACAACTGGCCCGGCTGGAGCAGTTCATTGTCAAACGCGCCGAACTGGCCCGTAGATACCTGGAGCTTTTGGCCGGGGTGGAGGAAATCCTGCCCCTGGCCGTGCCGGGCTGGCCGTTCCGGCATGCCTGGCACCTGTTCGTCGTGCGCTTGGACGTGGACCGCGCGGGCATGGACAGAGCCACGTTCATGGCCGAACTGAAAAACAGGAACATCGGCACGGGCATCCATTTCCGGGCCGTGCACACGCAAAAGTACTATCGCGAAACCATGGGTCTGCCCCAGGGCGCATTGCCGTCCACCGAATGGAATTCGGAGCGGATTTGCTCCCTGCCCCTGTTTCCGGACATGACCCGGGAAGACGTGGATTCGGTGGTCGCGGCCATCAAGGACGTGCTGCGATGA